The stretch of DNA GAGATTGGGTACACTCCAATCAGCTGATCAGATGCAGATTTGGCGTAAATCAACAGGACACAACTTGGCCCCTGTCCCCACACTCAAAGCTTTGGGGAATTCCATGTGGGACAATCCCTGAGGTCTAGACCCACCAGCTGTTCAAAAGGTAAATTCACAGGTTCCCCCGGAGTCGGGTCTTTCGTTAACATCACACTTACACCCACCACACGGAGCCATGGACCACCATTATTGGGTGCAGTGACAGGTGAGGGAATAACATTATTTCCCACTCCTAAGTGGACACCTTTCTCAAAAGTCATGATGCTTCCATTCGACGCAAATGTAAGGCCGGTTAAAAGATTTTAGACTCGAAAAGGCCACGGTAGTGTTTGTTAGAACTTAAAAGTGAAAACCAGTATTTGGGCCCCAAAGTAATGAACCAGTTTTAAAAGTAAACACTTGCCTGATCCACGGAGAAATCCAAGTAAAAACGAAGTTGGTTCCGGACAATATACTTCCCGGTGGAAAGATGATAAACAAGATCGCACACTTGGGCAGCTGAATACACAAAGCCTATCACGTTCACTGACATGCAGTATCTGTGCAAACAGTTACTCGCAAATTTAATGACTAAATCTATGTGATACATGCAAAGCTGATACAACAGAGTCCGACTACCTGTATTTCTCACCTGAACTCTTTGTATCGATAGAAGGAGTCTAGAGCCCAGCCTTTGTTCGTATCTGCGGCGAACAATGATAAAGAAATCAAACAGAAAATCAACGCAAACAGTCTGAACCCTAGCGCCGCCTTCTTCACCATGgagtctctcttctctctcctaaGAATCGACAGCGACAGCCTAACGCGCCGCCGGCCGACTCCCTCCGCCACTCCCCCGCCAACGAAACCGCTTCCGACTCCCGGATCCACCTTTGTCATTGTCACCGGCTCGTTCCGAACGGACCCGTTCACCACCGGCAGCGGCTGCGGGTCCGGGAAACCTGGCGGAGGCGAGGACGGTGGTTTCTCCCTCGCGGGGGAGGATCCGTGGCTGAGAGAGGAGACATGACTTAGATCGGACGAAACAGAAGATCGGGCCGGCGAGGATGGTTTGGTGTCCGGGTCAGGACTATGCA from Diospyros lotus cultivar Yz01 chromosome 6, ASM1463336v1, whole genome shotgun sequence encodes:
- the LOC127803968 gene encoding LOW QUALITY PROTEIN: CASP-like protein 4A3 (The sequence of the model RefSeq protein was modified relative to this genomic sequence to represent the inferred CDS: deleted 1 base in 1 codon) produces the protein MDNHEKEAASSKAPIAQALAESSPGGLHGPAPDSNPSSPSATSPVPSSPSELHSPDPDTKPSSPARSSVSSDLSHVSSLSHGSSPAREKPPSSPPPGFPDPQPLPVVNGSVRNEPVTMTKVDPGVGSGFVGGGVAEGVGRRRVRLSLSILRREKRDSMVKKAALGFRLFALIFCLISLSLFAADTNKGWALDSFYRYKEFRYCMSVNVIGFVYSAAQVCDLVYHLSTGKYIVRNQLRFYLDFSVDQVLTYLLMSASSSAATRVEDWQSNWGKDKFPDMASISVGMSFVAFVALASSTLVSGYTLCTRRSL